From one Streptomyces sp. SCSIO 30461 genomic stretch:
- a CDS encoding MBL fold metallo-hydrolase, giving the protein MHIHKVRPDITLLSDSLEVPGIGYLAVNAYVLFAAEPVVVDTGLGLPDRDFPETLGSVIDPADVRWIWLTNPDRDHTGGLYALLAAAPRARVVCTFGTAGLLGCERPIPVKQLYLLNPGQSLAVGDRTLVGFRPPLYHNPTTVGFFDDHSGACFSSHCFAGPLPTAELAEAGDVSEVDPEDLEAAQLLWATIDSPWVQLVDPERFAAAFQPIRDRDPQLVLSSHLPPATGATGEMVDALCGVAGAAPWNAPDQAAMEFLLTRFDH; this is encoded by the coding sequence ATGCACATTCACAAGGTGCGGCCGGACATCACCCTGCTGAGCGACAGCCTGGAGGTGCCGGGGATCGGCTACCTCGCGGTCAACGCGTATGTGCTGTTCGCCGCCGAGCCGGTGGTCGTGGACACCGGGCTCGGGCTGCCGGACCGGGACTTCCCGGAGACGCTGGGGAGCGTCATCGATCCGGCGGATGTGCGGTGGATCTGGTTGACGAACCCGGACCGCGACCACACCGGGGGGCTCTACGCGTTGCTGGCGGCGGCCCCCCGGGCGCGGGTGGTGTGTACGTTCGGGACGGCGGGGCTGCTCGGCTGTGAGCGGCCGATCCCGGTGAAGCAGCTGTATCTGCTGAACCCTGGGCAGTCGCTGGCGGTGGGTGACCGCACGCTCGTCGGCTTCCGGCCTCCGCTCTACCACAATCCGACCACGGTCGGGTTCTTCGACGACCACTCCGGCGCCTGCTTCAGCTCCCACTGCTTCGCCGGGCCGCTGCCGACCGCCGAGCTCGCCGAGGCGGGCGATGTGAGCGAGGTCGACCCGGAGGATCTGGAGGCCGCGCAGTTGCTCTGGGCCACCATCGACAGCCCCTGGGTGCAACTGGTCGACCCGGAGCGGTTCGCGGCCGCCTTCCAGCCGATCCGGGACCGGGACCCCCAGCTGGTGCTCTCCTCCCATCTGCCACCCGCCACGGGGGCCACCGGCGAGATGGTCGACGCTCTGTGCGGGGTCGCGGGGGCGGCACCGTGGAACGCGCCGGACCAAGCGGC